The following are encoded together in the Hippoglossus stenolepis isolate QCI-W04-F060 chromosome 12, HSTE1.2, whole genome shotgun sequence genome:
- the comtd1 gene encoding catechol O-methyltransferase domain-containing protein 1: MAADIKMLFCVGLAVVLTGVGQSAFVGKSHSEGKDDPVLQYVVNNSLREHPVLTKLKLRTLEDPWSIMMVASEQAQFMANLIKLINATKAIEIGMYTGYNTLSMALAMPENGHVVACEITDTFVDIAKPFFKEAEVESKIDVRYQIALKTLNELIAAGEAGTYDFVFIDADKLNYDRYYEKSLKLIRQGGIIAIDNVLWSGKVVNPAPEDLTSQALDALNKKLHHDQRIELSMLTVGDGLTIAIKR, from the exons ATGGCTGCAGACATTAAGATGCTGTTTTGTGTTGGACTTGCTGTTGTACTAACAG GCGTGGGACAGTCGGCCTTTGTTGGGAAGAGCCACAGCGAAGGGAAGGATGACCCTGTGCTGCAATACGTGGTGAACAACTCACTGAGGGAGCACCCGGTCCTCACCAAGCTCAAACTG AGAACCCTTGAAGACCCATGGAGTATTATGATGGTCGCCAGTGAACAAGCCCAGTTTATGGCAAATCTCATTAAACTGATCAACGCAACTAAAGCCATTGAAATAG GGATGTACACAGGATACAACACACTGAGCATGGCGTTGGCCATGCCGGAGAACGGACATGTGGTCGCCTGTGAAATAACAGACACCTTTGTGGACATTGCTAAACCATTTTTTAAAGAG GCTGAAGTGGAGAGTAAGATTGATGTACGATATCAAATAGCCTTGAAGACTCTGA ATGAACTGATAGCAGCCGGGGAAGCAGGAACATATGACTTTGTGTTCATCGATGCTGATAAATTGAACTACGACAGATACTACGAGAAATCCCTCAAGCTCATACGACAGGGGGGCATCATTGCGATTGACAAC GTGCTGTGGAGCGGGAAGGTGGTGAATCCTGCCCCTGAAGACCTCACCTCCCAGGCTCTGGATGCTCTCAATAAGAAGCTGCATCACGACCAGAGGATTGAGCTGAGCATGCTCACTGTGGGCGACGGACTGACCATTGCGATTAAACGCTAA